Proteins encoded by one window of Pseudonocardia alni:
- a CDS encoding C40 family peptidase, with the protein MTTALTPDLHTPESDVPRRRRDRDAGAGISAADLLARYSEAGFDTPAPGSRRARRSEAPGPELERIDTPATGLPAASGGDTVITRDAQDTPAGVTSRTAIGLLGGTSDTGPLGRHPRAVVATMSATLVGATAVMGVVSALSSPEQSPETSADMDLTGAAHEATMKLSVPAAGSEHGGTGTSDAASTLTSGFEHVTASVPQAFEKADAARIAAVAQKEAAAKAAEARAKAAEAAARNGGGGDDDGDGGGLGDIVGGLTGSSDGAQALAQAKQQLGKPYKWGATGPSAFDCSGLMVWAFEQIGVDLPRTSSAQSQMDGTPVSKSQLKPGDMVFFYSPVSHVGIYAGNGKVLHASTSGEPVKYSDIDAMPFHNAVRV; encoded by the coding sequence ATGACCACTGCACTGACCCCGGACCTCCATACACCCGAGAGCGACGTCCCCCGGCGTCGCCGGGACCGCGACGCCGGCGCGGGCATCTCCGCCGCCGACCTGCTCGCGCGCTACTCCGAGGCCGGTTTCGACACCCCCGCGCCCGGCAGCCGCCGAGCCCGCCGTTCCGAGGCCCCCGGCCCGGAGCTGGAGCGCATCGACACCCCCGCGACCGGCCTCCCCGCCGCGTCCGGCGGCGACACCGTCATCACCCGCGACGCGCAGGACACCCCCGCCGGCGTCACCTCGCGGACCGCGATCGGCCTGCTCGGCGGCACCTCGGACACCGGGCCGCTCGGGCGTCACCCGCGCGCGGTCGTCGCGACCATGTCGGCCACGCTGGTCGGCGCCACCGCGGTCATGGGCGTCGTGTCGGCGCTCAGCTCGCCGGAGCAGTCCCCCGAGACCTCCGCGGACATGGACCTCACCGGCGCGGCCCACGAGGCCACGATGAAGCTGTCGGTCCCGGCCGCGGGCTCCGAGCACGGCGGCACCGGCACCAGCGACGCCGCGTCCACCCTGACCAGCGGTTTCGAGCACGTCACCGCGTCGGTCCCGCAGGCGTTCGAGAAGGCCGACGCGGCCCGCATCGCCGCCGTCGCCCAGAAGGAGGCCGCGGCGAAGGCGGCCGAGGCCCGTGCGAAGGCCGCCGAGGCGGCCGCCCGCAACGGCGGCGGCGGTGACGACGACGGTGACGGCGGCGGGCTCGGCGACATCGTCGGCGGCCTGACCGGCTCCTCGGACGGTGCCCAGGCGCTCGCCCAGGCCAAGCAGCAGCTCGGCAAGCCCTACAAGTGGGGCGCCACCGGCCCGAGCGCGTTCGACTGCTCCGGCCTGATGGTCTGGGCGTTCGAGCAGATCGGCGTCGACCTGCCGCGCACCTCCAGCGCACAGTCGCAGATGGACGGCACCCCGGTCTCCAAGAGCCAGCTCAAGCCCGGCGACATGGTGTTCTTCTACTCCCCGGTGAGCCATGTCGGCATCTACGCCGGCAACGGCAAGGTGCTCCACGCCTCCACCAGCGGTGAGCCGGTCAAGTACTCCGACATCGACGCGATGCCGTTCCACAACGCGGTCCGGGTCTGA
- a CDS encoding glycosyltransferase family 2 protein: protein MPERAGGPVWVGELVHHRAVHGTGRGAGDLVVPPRFGSARLLVTDGGVPVGQAEVPLHEGRARAADLARAAAAVAGREPPGEPAVSAEPLTVVVATRGRPESVRRCLAALLAGDHPDVTVLVVDNDPPDERTREVVRDCADPRVRYVREPRRGVSVGRNRGLAEARTAVVAFTDDDTEPDPRWASRIAGSFAEDPGLTALSGPVLAARLETPEERAADVALAWNKGFLPRRFRLDDPPADSPVFPFSPGLFGIGANLAVRAEPVRALGGFDEALGPGRPTRGGEDIELLVRIVLDGGTLAYLPSAWVWHHHRPSPGELREQMGGYALGLGAFLGKVALDPRARRLAVRRFPAALGRLRDIVRRESSTPATVARARQEPAPTAVGAPGPTPGPAPIATEERPAPQDVAALPGGAGARKLRGLVSGPALYLQARRQVQAEGGTTPPLTGPARPLRRR, encoded by the coding sequence GTGCCGGAGCGAGCAGGCGGCCCCGTCTGGGTGGGCGAGCTCGTCCACCACCGTGCCGTGCACGGCACGGGTCGTGGGGCCGGTGACCTCGTCGTCCCGCCGCGGTTCGGCTCGGCCCGGCTGCTGGTCACCGACGGAGGCGTCCCCGTCGGGCAGGCCGAGGTCCCGCTGCACGAGGGCCGGGCGCGCGCCGCCGACCTGGCCCGGGCCGCCGCGGCCGTCGCCGGGCGTGAGCCGCCGGGGGAGCCTGCGGTGTCGGCCGAGCCGCTCACCGTCGTGGTCGCGACGCGGGGGCGGCCGGAGAGCGTACGCCGCTGCCTGGCCGCGTTGCTGGCAGGCGACCACCCGGACGTGACCGTGCTCGTCGTCGACAACGATCCGCCCGACGAGCGCACCCGCGAGGTCGTCCGTGACTGCGCGGACCCGCGGGTCCGCTACGTCCGCGAGCCGCGCCGCGGTGTCTCGGTCGGGCGCAACCGCGGCCTCGCCGAGGCCCGCACCGCGGTCGTCGCGTTCACCGACGACGACACCGAGCCCGACCCGCGGTGGGCGTCGCGGATCGCCGGGTCCTTCGCCGAGGACCCCGGTCTCACCGCGCTGAGCGGGCCGGTGCTCGCCGCGCGGCTGGAGACGCCCGAGGAGCGGGCCGCCGACGTCGCGCTGGCCTGGAACAAGGGCTTCCTGCCGCGCCGGTTCCGGCTCGACGACCCGCCCGCGGACTCCCCGGTGTTCCCGTTCTCCCCGGGCCTGTTCGGGATCGGGGCCAACCTGGCGGTGCGTGCCGAGCCGGTCCGTGCGCTCGGCGGGTTCGACGAGGCGCTCGGCCCGGGCCGGCCCACCCGCGGAGGCGAGGACATCGAGCTGCTGGTCCGGATCGTGCTCGACGGCGGCACCCTGGCCTACCTGCCCTCGGCCTGGGTGTGGCACCACCACCGGCCGTCGCCGGGGGAGCTGCGTGAGCAGATGGGCGGCTACGCGCTGGGTCTGGGCGCGTTCCTGGGCAAGGTCGCGCTGGATCCGCGGGCGCGCCGGCTGGCGGTGCGCCGGTTCCCGGCCGCGCTGGGGCGGCTGCGCGACATCGTGCGCCGCGAGTCCTCGACGCCGGCCACGGTCGCGCGGGCCCGGCAGGAGCCCGCGCCCACCGCGGTCGGCGCGCCCGGCCCGACCCCGGGTCCGGCCCCGATCGCGACCGAGGAGCGCCCGGCGCCGCAGGACGTCGCCGCGCTGCCGGGCGGCGCGGGCGCCCGCAAGCTGCGCGGGCTGGTGTCCGGTCCGGCGCTCTACCTCCAGGCGCGCCGCCAGGTGCAGGCCGAGGGTGGGACGACCCCGCCGCTGACCGGCCCGGCCCGGCCACTGCGGCGGCGCTGA
- a CDS encoding enoyl-CoA hydratase has protein sequence MSPEVTAELAAGVLTVTFRRPERRNALTWGMYEGLVAACERADADPEVRALVVRGEGGRAFAAGTDIGQFRAFTSGADGVAYERRVTAVLDRVRAVGVPTVAAVAGYCVGGGLGIACAADLRIATPGSRFGVPIARTLGNCLSARTLDLMVEALGRPLTADLLLTARMLEAEEAARVPGFLHAVVDDLDAGLDALTGRLTTGAPLTVWATKRLLDDRSADDTAVVDRVYGSTDFRTTVAGFGQGGTPSWTGT, from the coding sequence GTGAGCCCGGAGGTGACCGCGGAGCTCGCGGCCGGGGTGCTCACCGTGACCTTCCGCCGTCCCGAGCGGCGCAATGCCCTGACCTGGGGCATGTACGAGGGGCTGGTGGCCGCGTGCGAGCGGGCCGACGCCGACCCGGAGGTCCGGGCGCTCGTCGTGCGCGGCGAGGGCGGCCGGGCCTTCGCCGCGGGCACCGACATCGGCCAGTTCCGCGCGTTCACCTCGGGCGCCGACGGAGTGGCCTACGAGCGCCGGGTCACCGCCGTGCTCGACCGGGTCCGCGCCGTCGGCGTGCCCACCGTGGCCGCGGTGGCCGGGTACTGCGTCGGCGGCGGGCTGGGCATCGCCTGCGCGGCCGACCTGCGCATCGCGACGCCCGGGTCCCGGTTCGGCGTGCCGATCGCCCGCACGCTGGGCAACTGCCTGTCCGCGCGGACCCTGGACCTGATGGTCGAGGCCCTGGGCCGCCCGCTGACCGCGGACCTGCTGCTCACCGCGCGGATGCTGGAGGCCGAGGAGGCCGCGCGGGTGCCAGGGTTCCTGCATGCCGTCGTCGACGACCTCGACGCGGGGCTCGATGCGCTCACCGGGCGGCTCACCACCGGCGCACCGCTGACGGTCTGGGCGACCAAGCGGCTGCTGGACGACCGGTCCGCCGACGACACCGCGGTGGTCGACCGGGTCTACGGCTCGACCGACTTCCGCACGACGGTCGCCGGGTTCGGGCAAGGCGGCACCCCGAGCTGGACCGGGACCTGA
- a CDS encoding DeoR/GlpR family DNA-binding transcription regulator: MSLLAEQRREVIVEQVRSRGAVRVSELADHLGVSEMTVRRDLDVLARRRLVDKVHGGATAVGEHTTSEPGFAAKSVCELEEKDAIAAAAAELVPPGAAIGLSAGTTTWRLARLLAAVPRLTVVTNSVAVADAFHTGGADARGTTVILTGGVRTPSEALVGPVAITALRSLNLETVFLGVHGMSAAAGFSTPNLTERDTNRALIESGSRLVVVADHTKWGTVGISTIAELSEADVLVTDSGLADADRAVLEGEVDHVIIARPGR; encoded by the coding sequence ATGAGCCTGCTCGCCGAGCAGCGGCGCGAGGTGATCGTGGAGCAGGTCCGCAGCCGCGGCGCGGTGCGGGTGTCCGAGCTCGCCGACCACCTCGGCGTGTCCGAGATGACGGTGCGCCGCGACCTCGACGTGCTGGCCCGGCGACGCCTGGTGGACAAGGTGCACGGCGGCGCGACGGCCGTCGGCGAGCACACCACCTCCGAACCCGGGTTCGCCGCGAAGTCGGTGTGCGAGCTGGAGGAGAAGGACGCCATCGCCGCCGCGGCCGCCGAGCTGGTGCCCCCCGGCGCCGCGATCGGCCTGTCCGCGGGCACGACGACCTGGCGGCTCGCCCGGCTGCTCGCCGCGGTGCCGCGGCTGACCGTGGTGACCAACTCCGTCGCCGTCGCCGACGCGTTCCACACCGGTGGCGCCGACGCCCGCGGGACCACGGTGATCCTCACCGGGGGCGTGCGGACGCCCTCGGAGGCCCTGGTCGGCCCGGTCGCGATCACCGCGCTGCGCTCGCTCAACCTGGAGACGGTGTTCCTCGGGGTGCACGGCATGAGCGCCGCGGCGGGCTTCTCCACCCCCAACCTCACCGAGCGCGACACCAACCGCGCCCTCATCGAGTCCGGCAGCAGGCTCGTGGTCGTCGCCGACCACACCAAGTGGGGCACCGTCGGGATCTCGACGATCGCCGAGCTGTCCGAGGCCGACGTGCTCGTGACCGACTCCGGTCTGGCCGACGCCGACCGGGCGGTCCTCGAGGGCGAGGTCGACCACGTGATCATTGCGCGCCCCGGAAGGTGA
- the galT gene encoding galactose-1-phosphate uridylyltransferase, giving the protein MQKLTTRMADGREIIWFDGPDHAPRDPAGLVDARDLPRVVPASQLRYDALAGEWVTIAAHRQDRTYKPPADQCPLCPSRDGRHTEVPGPEYGVVAFENRFPSFGSAPGAPLPEPGPVPQAASGRCEVVCFTDDHDTPFSRLTPDRARLVLEAWADRTAELGARPGVRYVFPFENRGAEIGVTLSHPHGQIYAYPYVPPFPQRMLAHVAAHREATGENLFDTQLAAERAGERVVVAGEHWTAFVPQAARWPVEVHLYPHRPTPDLPALDEAQRAEFATLYLDVLRRLDALYDDELPYVAGWNQAPVLESDGRSDARLHLRLHSIRRAPGKIKYLAGSESGAGAFISDVLPEAVAERLRSL; this is encoded by the coding sequence GTGCAGAAGCTGACCACCCGGATGGCCGACGGCCGGGAGATCATCTGGTTCGACGGCCCCGACCACGCCCCCCGCGATCCGGCAGGCCTGGTCGACGCCCGTGACCTCCCGCGGGTCGTGCCCGCCTCGCAGCTGCGCTACGACGCCCTGGCCGGGGAGTGGGTGACGATCGCCGCACACCGGCAGGACCGCACCTACAAGCCGCCGGCCGACCAGTGCCCGCTGTGCCCCAGCCGCGACGGCCGCCACACCGAGGTGCCGGGCCCGGAGTACGGCGTCGTCGCGTTCGAGAACCGCTTCCCGTCGTTCGGGTCGGCGCCCGGCGCGCCGCTGCCCGAGCCGGGCCCGGTGCCGCAGGCGGCGTCGGGCCGGTGCGAGGTCGTCTGCTTCACCGACGACCACGACACCCCGTTCTCCCGGCTGACGCCCGACCGCGCCCGCCTGGTGCTGGAGGCGTGGGCCGACCGGACCGCCGAGCTGGGCGCCCGGCCGGGGGTCCGCTACGTCTTCCCGTTCGAGAACCGGGGCGCCGAGATCGGCGTGACGCTGTCCCACCCGCACGGCCAGATCTACGCCTACCCCTACGTCCCGCCGTTCCCGCAGCGGATGCTCGCCCACGTCGCCGCGCACCGTGAGGCGACCGGGGAGAACCTGTTCGACACGCAGCTGGCCGCCGAGCGGGCGGGGGAGCGGGTCGTCGTCGCGGGGGAGCACTGGACGGCGTTCGTGCCGCAGGCGGCGCGCTGGCCGGTCGAGGTGCACCTGTACCCGCACCGTCCGACCCCGGACCTGCCCGCCCTCGACGAGGCCCAGCGCGCCGAGTTCGCGACCCTCTACCTCGACGTGCTGCGCCGCCTCGACGCCCTCTACGACGACGAGCTGCCCTACGTCGCGGGCTGGAACCAGGCCCCGGTGCTGGAGTCCGACGGTCGCTCCGACGCCCGGCTGCACCTGCGCCTGCACTCGATCCGCCGGGCGCCGGGGAAGATCAAGTACCTGGCGGGGTCGGAGTCCGGCGCGGGCGCGTTCATCTCCGACGTGCTGCCCGAGGCGGTCGCGGAGCGGCTGCGCTCGCTGTAG